In one Haloplanus salinus genomic region, the following are encoded:
- a CDS encoding sulfite exporter TauE/SafE family protein — protein MPLVGASGVLPAVQGDVGLLVFLAIGVLGGAHCLGMCGPLVTLYADRMGAEANRVRPIDVRQHLLFNAGRTASYTLIGALMGALGAVFFDAAAVAAVATDVRAATGILVGGFIIFTGAGYVVRGSIGHGGSLPVVGEAFTRMYGAVTGRVDQWVGGPRIAALGALHGFLPCPLLYPAFLYAFAVGSPLRGALSLAVLGLGTVPTLLAYGTVFQSLGSGTRVGLHRVLGVAFVVLGYLPLAHGLMLVGIHIPHPMIPVYQPLG, from the coding sequence ATGCCACTCGTCGGTGCGTCGGGCGTGCTTCCCGCCGTACAGGGAGACGTCGGGTTGCTCGTCTTCCTGGCCATCGGCGTCCTCGGGGGCGCGCACTGTCTCGGCATGTGTGGACCGCTGGTGACGCTGTACGCCGACCGGATGGGCGCCGAGGCCAACCGCGTGCGACCGATCGACGTTCGCCAGCATCTCCTGTTCAACGCCGGGCGGACGGCCAGTTACACCCTGATCGGAGCCCTGATGGGCGCTCTCGGCGCCGTCTTCTTCGACGCCGCCGCCGTCGCCGCCGTCGCGACCGACGTCCGCGCCGCGACCGGGATTCTGGTCGGCGGCTTCATCATCTTCACCGGGGCTGGCTACGTCGTCCGTGGATCGATCGGACACGGCGGCTCGCTGCCCGTCGTCGGTGAGGCCTTCACGCGGATGTACGGCGCGGTCACGGGCCGCGTCGACCAGTGGGTCGGCGGCCCGCGGATCGCCGCCCTCGGCGCGCTCCACGGCTTCCTGCCCTGTCCCCTGCTCTATCCGGCCTTCCTCTACGCCTTCGCCGTCGGCTCCCCGCTTCGGGGGGCGCTGTCGCTCGCCGTCCTCGGCCTCGGTACCGTGCCGACGCTGCTCGCCTACGGCACCGTCTTCCAGTCGCTCGGTTCGGGAACGCGGGTGGGACTGCACCGGGTCCTCGGCGTCGCATTCGTCGTCCTCGGCTACCTGCCGTTGGCGCACGGGCTGATGCTCGTCGGCATCCACATTCCCCACCCGATGATCCCCGTCTACCAGCCGCTGGGATAA
- a CDS encoding DUF5808 domain-containing protein: MADKPQSGSILGIPYNFERPSLGRLLSAHWKPGEGMVVEKPFGIGYTLNLANWRSWIVVLVAGVLLWQERGGSEDLDESDDADEPVEVVVDD, encoded by the coding sequence ATGGCAGACAAGCCGCAGTCCGGATCGATCCTCGGCATCCCGTACAACTTCGAACGCCCGAGCCTCGGGCGCCTGCTCTCCGCGCACTGGAAACCCGGCGAGGGCATGGTCGTCGAGAAGCCTTTCGGCATCGGCTACACGCTGAACCTGGCGAACTGGCGGTCGTGGATCGTGGTCCTCGTCGCCGGCGTCCTCCTCTGGCAGGAACGCGGCGGCTCCGAGGACCTCGACGAGAGCGACGACGCCGACGAACCCGTCGAAGTCGTCGTCGACGACTGA
- a CDS encoding nitrilase-related carbon-nitrogen hydrolase: MTDYGDHCKPLPARRRAVWQAEPAPEGKTAQRWIDLAAEYDAYIVGGYAEQDGELLYNSSILVGPDGYIGTHRKVHLWNEEKLWFEPGDEVAVFETKIGRIGMQICYDQWFPELTRIQAGKGADIIAEPTNWVPINEYERSGQMDADELARANYLAVSNAHVNTVWFACADRVGTERGQPFLGRSLVVDPAGNPIAGPASQADEELLLVEDCNLMDARKMKTWNDHNVVPRDRRTDLYDELCGYEDDPHAF, translated from the coding sequence GTGACCGATTACGGCGATCACTGCAAGCCGTTGCCGGCGCGTCGCCGCGCCGTTTGGCAAGCCGAACCCGCTCCGGAGGGGAAGACGGCCCAGCGCTGGATCGACCTCGCCGCGGAGTACGACGCGTACATCGTCGGCGGCTACGCCGAACAGGACGGGGAACTGCTGTACAACTCCTCGATTCTCGTCGGTCCGGACGGGTATATCGGCACCCACCGGAAGGTCCACCTCTGGAACGAGGAGAAACTCTGGTTCGAACCCGGTGACGAAGTGGCGGTGTTCGAGACGAAGATCGGCCGGATCGGGATGCAGATCTGTTACGACCAGTGGTTCCCCGAACTGACCCGGATTCAGGCGGGCAAGGGCGCCGACATCATCGCCGAGCCTACCAACTGGGTGCCGATCAACGAGTACGAGCGGTCGGGGCAGATGGACGCGGACGAACTCGCGCGGGCGAACTATCTCGCGGTGTCGAACGCGCACGTCAACACGGTGTGGTTCGCCTGTGCCGACCGCGTCGGTACCGAGCGTGGGCAGCCGTTCCTCGGCCGTAGCCTCGTCGTCGACCCTGCCGGCAACCCCATCGCCGGGCCCGCGAGCCAAGCGGACGAGGAACTCCTCCTCGTGGAGGACTGTAACCTCATGGACGCCCGTAAGATGAAGACGTGGAACGACCACAACGTCGTCCCACGGGACCGTCGTACCGACCTCTACGACGAACTCTGTGGGTACGAGGACGACCCACACGCCTTCTGA
- a CDS encoding heavy metal translocating P-type ATPase, producing the protein MMSCTLCDLPTPDTPIEAEAVDGSFCCRGCLEVARTLDGMDDVSAAADVDGPDGVRAALGADADADADADGARAAETADTEAAFVAVDGMHCATCEAFLEARATDDEGVVEAEASYPSNLVRLVYDPDRLGEDDLPSILDGAGYRARPVDAEGEDDTTETVGRLIIGGFFGMMTMAWYVLFLYPTYLGLDVSLLDVEGIAGTYLLWNVWLMTSIVLGYTGYPILRGAYVSLRAGRPNMDLLVALAAGTAYVYSTTTLLLGGTEVYFDITTVVVIVVTLGGYYETRLKERAAGQLTELTESRVSEARRRVSGGEETVAVEDVTAGDELVVGAGERIPVDGVVVEGTAAVDESLVTGESVPVRRTGGDEVIGGGLVTEGGIVIEADEAATSTLDRLVTHLWNVRSSRSGVQRLADRIAAVFVPVVVLLALAAFVVHLALGAAPTAAFLTGLTVLVVSCPCALGLATPLAVAAGVREALDAGVVVTDGDVFERATAADIVAFDKTGTLTTGEMRLVDDCGDETAIARAAAVERFADHPMGRAVTEAVEVGEASPTPRDADGTGVTVDDFERHPGRGVSGVVDGDRVTVGRADLFEGSELPDAYRERYERAIGAGRVAAYVGWDGRVRGVLVAGDEPRSEWESVVSAVAADVSRVVVITGDGESAAARFREHPDVDDVFAGVPPEAKAEVIDRLRAEGTTVMVGDGSNDAPALAAADLGISLESGTRLAADAADAVITTGDLTTVPAVFDLTRATKRRLRGNLGWAFLYNALAVPAAALGILNPLVAAVAMAASSLLVVGNSARGLRTGDGGDQSPGVTTGSDPGGATEPPATAADGGTEG; encoded by the coding sequence ATAATGTCCTGTACGCTCTGTGATCTGCCGACGCCCGACACACCGATCGAAGCGGAGGCCGTCGACGGAAGCTTCTGCTGTCGGGGCTGTCTCGAAGTCGCGCGGACGCTCGACGGGATGGACGACGTGTCGGCCGCCGCCGACGTGGACGGACCCGACGGCGTGCGGGCGGCGCTCGGTGCCGACGCCGACGCCGACGCCGACGCCGACGGCGCACGGGCCGCCGAGACGGCGGACACCGAGGCGGCCTTCGTCGCCGTCGACGGCATGCACTGTGCGACCTGCGAGGCGTTTCTGGAGGCGCGCGCTACCGACGACGAGGGCGTCGTGGAGGCGGAGGCGTCCTACCCTTCGAATCTGGTTCGCCTCGTCTACGATCCGGACCGCCTCGGCGAGGACGACCTCCCTTCGATCCTGGACGGCGCGGGGTATCGCGCCCGCCCCGTCGACGCCGAGGGCGAGGACGACACCACCGAGACGGTCGGTCGGCTCATCATCGGCGGCTTCTTCGGCATGATGACGATGGCGTGGTACGTCCTCTTTCTCTACCCCACCTATCTCGGCCTCGACGTGAGCCTCCTCGACGTGGAGGGCATCGCCGGGACGTACCTCCTCTGGAACGTCTGGTTGATGACGAGCATCGTCCTCGGCTACACCGGCTATCCGATCCTCCGCGGGGCGTACGTCAGCCTCCGTGCCGGCCGGCCGAACATGGACTTGCTGGTCGCGCTCGCGGCCGGCACCGCCTACGTCTACTCGACGACGACGCTCCTCCTCGGCGGCACGGAGGTGTACTTCGACATCACGACGGTGGTCGTCATCGTCGTCACCCTCGGGGGTTACTACGAGACGCGCCTGAAAGAGCGCGCGGCGGGACAGCTGACCGAACTGACCGAGAGCCGGGTGTCCGAGGCCCGCCGACGGGTGAGCGGGGGCGAGGAGACGGTGGCCGTCGAGGACGTGACGGCTGGCGACGAACTCGTCGTCGGCGCGGGGGAGCGCATCCCCGTCGACGGCGTGGTCGTGGAGGGGACCGCCGCCGTCGACGAGTCGCTCGTCACCGGCGAGTCCGTGCCCGTCCGCCGGACGGGCGGCGACGAGGTGATCGGCGGCGGCCTCGTCACTGAGGGCGGGATAGTGATCGAGGCCGACGAGGCGGCGACGAGCACGCTCGACCGCCTCGTTACCCACCTCTGGAACGTCCGGAGTTCGCGCTCGGGCGTCCAGCGTCTCGCCGACCGCATCGCGGCGGTGTTCGTTCCCGTCGTCGTCCTGCTGGCGCTCGCGGCGTTCGTCGTCCACCTCGCCCTCGGCGCGGCGCCGACGGCCGCGTTCCTGACGGGCCTGACCGTCCTCGTCGTCTCCTGTCCCTGCGCGCTGGGGCTGGCGACGCCGCTTGCCGTCGCCGCGGGCGTTCGCGAGGCGCTCGACGCCGGCGTCGTGGTCACCGACGGCGACGTGTTCGAGCGCGCGACGGCGGCGGACATCGTCGCGTTCGACAAGACGGGGACGCTCACGACGGGCGAGATGCGCCTCGTCGACGACTGCGGTGACGAGACGGCCATCGCTCGTGCCGCCGCCGTCGAGCGGTTCGCCGACCACCCGATGGGGCGGGCGGTGACCGAGGCGGTCGAGGTGGGCGAGGCGTCTCCGACCCCTCGGGATGCCGATGGAACCGGCGTCACCGTCGACGACTTCGAGCGCCACCCCGGGCGCGGCGTCAGCGGCGTGGTGGACGGCGACCGCGTGACCGTCGGCCGCGCCGACTTATTCGAGGGAAGCGAGCTGCCGGACGCCTACCGCGAGCGTTACGAGCGCGCCATCGGCGCCGGGCGCGTCGCCGCCTACGTCGGCTGGGACGGCCGCGTCCGGGGCGTCCTCGTCGCCGGCGACGAGCCCCGATCCGAGTGGGAGTCGGTCGTCTCGGCCGTCGCCGCCGACGTTTCGCGCGTGGTCGTCATCACTGGCGACGGCGAGTCGGCGGCCGCCCGCTTCCGCGAGCATCCGGACGTGGACGACGTGTTCGCGGGCGTGCCCCCCGAAGCGAAGGCAGAGGTGATCGACCGCCTGCGCGCGGAGGGGACGACGGTGATGGTGGGCGACGGGAGTAACGACGCGCCGGCGCTCGCGGCCGCGGATCTGGGCATCTCGCTGGAGAGCGGCACCCGACTCGCCGCCGACGCCGCCGATGCCGTGATCACGACCGGCGACCTGACCACGGTCCCCGCGGTGTTCGACCTGACGAGGGCGACGAAGCGCCGCCTCCGCGGGAATCTCGGGTGGGCGTTCCTGTACAACGCCCTCGCGGTGCCGGCGGCGGCGCTGGGCATCCTCAACCCCCTCGTCGCCGCGGTGGCGATGGCAGCGAGTAGCCTGTTGGTGGTGGGGAACTCGGCGCGGGGGCTGAGGACGGGAGACGGTGGGGACCAGTCTCCGGGGGTGACGACGGGGTCGGACCCGGGTGGGGCGACGGAGCCACCGGCGACGGCCGCCGACGGTGGCACCGAGGGGTAG
- a CDS encoding MBL fold metallo-hydrolase — MRVTLLGTGDTTGTPTVGCGCDTCERARELGVERSRFAVHVENGRTGESLLIDLSPDFRSQFLTHDVPLPDAALVTHIHFDHLDGLGNAYRVFDDLPVHATGEVDPVTEESVAGTIRRKYDYLDRVTVHDHDPMAPFRTCGLNVRFVPVDHPPLLCYGVVVEDPETGAKCSLTGDTSYGIPEASRAALVDPDLLLADGIVPASAARRHPLGGKHHDDDGVPRTFGTKHMTREGALDLAAELDADRTRLVHLAHYYPADEAFAEPLAVDGEAYDL; from the coding sequence ATGCGGGTGACGCTACTCGGGACGGGCGACACGACGGGGACGCCGACGGTCGGCTGTGGCTGTGACACCTGTGAACGCGCACGCGAACTCGGCGTCGAGCGCTCCCGGTTCGCCGTCCACGTCGAGAACGGGCGGACCGGCGAGTCGCTCCTGATCGATCTGAGTCCCGACTTCCGGAGCCAGTTTCTCACCCACGACGTCCCGCTCCCGGACGCCGCCCTGGTGACGCACATCCACTTCGACCACCTCGACGGCCTCGGCAACGCCTACCGCGTGTTCGACGACCTACCCGTCCATGCGACGGGCGAGGTGGACCCCGTGACCGAGGAGAGCGTCGCCGGGACGATCCGGCGGAAGTACGACTACCTCGACCGGGTGACCGTCCACGACCACGACCCGATGGCGCCGTTTCGGACCTGCGGGCTCAACGTGCGCTTCGTCCCCGTCGACCACCCGCCCTTACTCTGTTACGGCGTCGTCGTCGAGGACCCCGAGACCGGCGCGAAGTGTTCACTCACGGGCGATACGAGCTACGGGATTCCCGAGGCGTCCCGGGCGGCGCTCGTCGACCCCGACCTCCTGCTCGCGGACGGCATCGTGCCCGCGTCCGCGGCGCGACGCCATCCGCTCGGGGGGAAACATCACGACGACGACGGCGTCCCGCGCACCTTCGGGACGAAGCACATGACCCGGGAGGGAGCGCTCGACCTCGCGGCCGAACTCGACGCCGACCGGACGCGGCTGGTCCATCTGGCACACTACTACCCGGCCGACGAGGCGTTCGCGGAGCCGCTGGCCGTCGACGGCGAGGCGTACGATCTGTAG
- a CDS encoding halocyanin domain-containing protein codes for MKRDPDGGPRTLTRRAALRTAAGTVAAGVAGTGIAGTAAAQGGVDYGGWFGSGTGGETGNFDGTVDRTGQDSVTIEVGSQGNGGPYAYGPAAVRIDPGTTVTFEWVSNTHNVLIEEQPSDSGWDGVEAIENQGFSHEFTFETEGIYKYYCQPHLALGMKGAIVVGAAPSGGGGGGGGGGGGGGTGAGGETGGGEAAGSSPALTLAFRMVGGAVVAALAVVLGVTAWVFVNYDEFTTGGTTAAARSLAERTPTESVFESGIVRDLGHDDFNPYGTATLIIIYAGIISLLWVFMYFVEFLGGGPTVIG; via the coding sequence ATGAAACGGGACCCCGACGGTGGCCCGCGAACGCTCACCCGGCGGGCGGCGCTCCGGACGGCGGCGGGCACCGTCGCCGCCGGCGTCGCCGGAACGGGGATTGCCGGCACCGCCGCCGCTCAGGGCGGCGTCGACTACGGCGGCTGGTTCGGGAGCGGTACTGGGGGCGAGACGGGGAACTTCGACGGCACAGTCGATCGAACCGGCCAGGACTCGGTGACGATCGAAGTCGGGTCACAGGGCAACGGGGGACCGTACGCGTACGGTCCCGCCGCCGTCCGGATCGACCCCGGAACGACGGTCACCTTCGAGTGGGTGTCGAACACCCACAACGTCCTGATCGAGGAACAGCCGTCCGACTCCGGGTGGGACGGCGTCGAGGCTATCGAGAATCAGGGTTTCTCCCACGAATTCACCTTCGAGACCGAAGGCATCTACAAGTACTACTGCCAACCACACCTCGCGCTCGGGATGAAAGGCGCTATCGTCGTCGGCGCGGCACCCTCCGGCGGTGGCGGTGGCGGTGGCGGTGGCGGTGGCGGCGGTGGTACCGGCGCCGGCGGCGAGACGGGCGGTGGCGAAGCGGCCGGTAGTTCGCCCGCCCTCACGCTCGCGTTCCGGATGGTCGGGGGCGCCGTCGTGGCGGCCCTCGCCGTCGTCCTCGGCGTCACCGCGTGGGTGTTCGTCAACTACGACGAGTTCACGACCGGCGGCACGACGGCCGCCGCCCGCTCGTTGGCCGAACGGACGCCCACCGAGTCGGTGTTCGAGTCGGGTATCGTCCGTGACCTCGGCCACGACGACTTCAACCCGTACGGCACTGCGACGCTCATCATCATCTACGCCGGCATCATCAGCCTACTGTGGGTGTTCATGTACTTCGTCGAGTTCCTCGGCGGCGGACCCACGGTGATCGGATAG
- a CDS encoding cytochrome-ba3 oxidase subunit, producing the protein MISVHRVPIVGLLALLPVALYAFSLHSIVGIALVNVVLIAASVYIMFLPSESTVKTASA; encoded by the coding sequence ATGATTTCGGTCCATCGGGTACCGATCGTGGGCCTGCTCGCACTGCTTCCGGTCGCACTGTACGCGTTCTCCCTGCATTCCATCGTCGGCATCGCGCTTGTCAACGTCGTCCTCATCGCGGCGAGCGTGTACATCATGTTCCTGCCCAGCGAGTCGACGGTCAAGACTGCATCCGCGTAA
- the engB gene encoding GTP-binding protein EngB, giving the protein MFEDRPDRDEVVLVGRSNVGKSTLMRELTGHSVSTGRKPGVTRQPNHFDWASESFMFTDLPGFGFMSGVPEEQRERIKTDVVQYVERNADDVLAGVLVVDGKSVIDIIDRHSDAGEVPHDVELFHFLQELDIPTVVAVNKMDKVDDRDERLDDLCDRLGILPPWQQWRDTIAPICAKRGDVSALTDALGTHFHDQKRDDLLKFL; this is encoded by the coding sequence ATGTTCGAGGACCGCCCGGACCGCGACGAGGTCGTCCTCGTCGGCCGGTCGAACGTGGGCAAGTCGACGCTGATGCGGGAACTGACCGGCCACTCGGTGTCGACGGGGCGGAAGCCGGGCGTGACCCGCCAGCCAAACCACTTCGACTGGGCATCGGAGTCGTTCATGTTCACCGACCTCCCCGGCTTCGGCTTCATGTCCGGCGTCCCCGAGGAGCAACGCGAGCGGATCAAAACCGACGTGGTGCAGTACGTCGAGCGCAACGCCGACGACGTCCTCGCGGGCGTCCTCGTCGTCGACGGCAAGAGCGTGATCGACATCATCGACCGCCACAGCGACGCGGGCGAGGTGCCCCACGACGTGGAGCTGTTTCACTTCCTGCAGGAACTCGATATCCCGACCGTCGTCGCGGTCAACAAGATGGACAAGGTCGACGACCGAGACGAGCGGCTGGACGACCTCTGCGACCGGCTGGGCATCCTCCCGCCGTGGCAACAGTGGCGGGACACCATCGCCCCCATCTGTGCCAAACGCGGCGACGTCTCGGCGCTCACGGACGCGCTGGGGACGCATTTCCACGACCAGAAGCGTGACGACTTGCTGAAGTTCCTCTAA
- the ddh gene encoding D-2-hydroxyacid dehydrogenase, which translates to MSDSSTVGIHDSVTDVFPAPVFRDELADAAPDVRIVSDGDALAPCDALVTFRYEDRFLSADLDWIHSIQAGVDRFPFDALRERGITLTNSTGIHGDVVGETAVGLMLAFARRLHVHRSHQERGEWHKPAWDDAFPLRRESACVVGLGTLGRGIATRASALGMDVTGVKRTPVPVDGVDRVSPPERLHEAVADARFVALAVPLTDDTEGMFSTAEFAAMRDDAYLINVARGPVVDQAALVDALDAGEIAGAGLDVFEAEPLPEDSTLWNREEVIVTPHAAGFNDEYYERVATIVRENLRRFDAGESLTNRVV; encoded by the coding sequence ATGTCCGACAGTTCGACCGTCGGGATCCACGATTCGGTAACCGACGTGTTTCCCGCGCCGGTCTTTCGCGACGAACTCGCCGACGCCGCGCCCGACGTGCGGATCGTGAGCGACGGCGACGCCCTCGCACCCTGTGACGCGCTCGTCACCTTCCGCTACGAGGACCGCTTTCTGAGCGCCGACCTCGACTGGATTCACTCGATCCAGGCCGGCGTGGACCGCTTCCCGTTCGACGCCCTCCGAGAACGGGGGATCACCCTCACCAACAGCACGGGCATCCACGGCGACGTGGTGGGCGAGACGGCCGTGGGGCTGATGCTCGCGTTCGCCCGTCGCCTACACGTCCACCGATCGCACCAGGAACGCGGCGAGTGGCACAAGCCCGCGTGGGACGACGCCTTCCCCCTCCGCCGGGAGTCGGCCTGCGTCGTCGGCCTCGGGACGCTAGGGCGGGGCATCGCCACCCGCGCGTCCGCCCTCGGGATGGACGTGACCGGCGTCAAGCGAACCCCGGTCCCCGTCGACGGCGTCGACCGAGTGTCCCCGCCCGAACGACTCCACGAAGCCGTCGCCGACGCCCGCTTCGTCGCGCTCGCGGTGCCGCTGACCGACGACACCGAAGGCATGTTCTCCACCGCGGAGTTCGCGGCCATGCGCGACGACGCCTACCTGATCAACGTCGCGCGCGGCCCGGTCGTCGATCAGGCCGCCCTCGTCGACGCCCTCGACGCCGGCGAGATTGCGGGCGCCGGCCTCGACGTGTTCGAAGCCGAACCCCTCCCCGAGGACTCGACGCTCTGGAACCGGGAGGAGGTGATCGTCACGCCCCACGCCGCCGGTTTCAACGACGAGTACTACGAGCGCGTGGCGACCATCGTCCGCGAGAACCTGCGGCGGTTCGACGCGGGCGAGTCGCTGACCAATCGGGTCGTGTAG
- a CDS encoding DUF5787 family protein: MTDGRPEYAFELALCAHLERTREWILGRQLGASVADPGARVVDVCAVVPGSEFDSRAAITSDTIPPHAVESDVGPGRAVDPTAAFDCAPARARSLADRAVEVGFFEAEHRGSRRHVRATTRYPDWIGGLVGIENKPDLGRPGALQRQLRRDASLGLFDHIVLATESYVTGAHLNRIPDDVGVWRFTDDDLTVVREPTPLDPTAPGIEPLTEESLRTDVAVVDAAAKARKRRAIAERAYGKGWRPREYPGCASMRPTADGRPYCTAFDRVVDPGSACGASCSAFEAADPPTVDREALRDARTPWVADPDGVVRRQAGLDRFR; encoded by the coding sequence ATGACCGACGGCCGGCCGGAGTACGCCTTCGAACTCGCGTTGTGTGCCCATCTCGAACGGACCCGCGAGTGGATACTGGGCCGACAGCTCGGCGCCTCGGTCGCCGACCCCGGCGCTCGCGTCGTCGACGTCTGTGCAGTCGTCCCCGGCTCCGAGTTCGACAGCCGGGCCGCCATCACGAGCGACACCATCCCGCCCCACGCCGTCGAGAGCGACGTGGGACCGGGCCGGGCCGTCGACCCCACCGCGGCCTTCGACTGTGCGCCCGCCCGCGCCCGAAGCCTCGCCGACCGCGCCGTCGAGGTTGGCTTTTTCGAGGCCGAACACCGGGGGAGTCGCCGCCACGTCCGCGCGACGACCCGGTATCCCGACTGGATCGGCGGGCTGGTCGGCATCGAGAACAAGCCCGACCTCGGGCGGCCGGGTGCCCTCCAACGACAGCTGCGCCGCGACGCCTCGCTCGGCCTCTTCGACCACATCGTTCTCGCCACCGAGAGCTACGTCACCGGCGCGCACCTGAACCGCATCCCCGACGACGTGGGCGTCTGGCGGTTCACCGACGACGACCTCACCGTCGTCCGCGAGCCGACGCCGCTCGATCCGACGGCGCCGGGGATCGAGCCCCTCACCGAGGAGTCGCTCCGAACGGACGTGGCCGTCGTCGACGCCGCGGCGAAAGCGCGCAAGCGCCGCGCGATCGCCGAGCGCGCCTACGGCAAGGGGTGGCGTCCCCGGGAGTACCCGGGCTGTGCGTCGATGCGTCCGACCGCCGACGGTCGCCCCTACTGCACCGCGTTCGACCGCGTCGTCGACCCCGGGAGCGCCTGCGGCGCGTCGTGTTCGGCGTTCGAGGCAGCCGATCCCCCGACGGTCGACCGCGAGGCCCTCCGCGACGCTCGAACGCCGTGGGTCGCCGACCCGGACGGCGTGGTGCGCCGGCAGGCGGGGCTAGATCGGTTCAGGTGA
- a CDS encoding FAD binding domain-containing protein, translating to MSADPTTQSTDELTVTVSGGSMAGLFAGIELDDAGHDVAVFERSAGELRSRGGGIVAQRSVRRFLARHCAVDPAELTTTTGERRYLAADGSVDTARAESMTFTSWDAVYRALRDAFPDDRYHTNRRVASVSPAAGTATLADGTETTADAILAAEGGRSSTRQQLFPDATPDVADYVAWRGVTPEADLPPAVVEAFDDRFTFYQGADQLALAYFIPGHDGGTASGERRLNWVWYDALSGNRRAIFTDDAGTERRFTVPPGRLRAPIERRRRDRADSTLPPVFAELVAATTDPFVQAIYDLTVPSMTVDRVCLLGDAAFVARPHTAAGTAKAADDAVELAAALGRHETLGAALSAWDETRGTDGARLVARGRRMGDDRLGLG from the coding sequence GTGTCCGCGGACCCTACCACGCAGTCGACGGACGAACTGACCGTCACCGTCTCCGGTGGATCGATGGCCGGGCTGTTCGCCGGCATCGAACTCGACGACGCGGGCCACGACGTGGCCGTCTTCGAGCGGTCGGCCGGCGAACTCCGTAGCCGCGGCGGCGGCATCGTCGCACAGCGATCCGTCCGCCGATTTCTCGCCCGACACTGCGCCGTCGACCCCGCCGAACTCACGACGACGACGGGCGAGCGCCGGTATCTCGCCGCGGACGGGAGCGTCGACACCGCCCGAGCCGAGTCGATGACGTTCACCTCGTGGGACGCCGTCTACCGGGCGTTGCGCGACGCCTTCCCCGACGACCGCTACCACACGAACCGGCGAGTCGCCTCCGTCTCGCCCGCGGCGGGCACCGCGACGCTCGCGGACGGCACGGAGACCACGGCCGACGCGATCCTCGCCGCCGAAGGCGGGCGGTCGTCGACCCGCCAGCAGTTGTTTCCCGACGCCACTCCCGACGTCGCCGACTACGTCGCGTGGCGTGGCGTGACGCCGGAGGCCGACCTGCCGCCCGCCGTGGTCGAGGCCTTCGACGACCGGTTCACCTTCTATCAGGGGGCGGACCAACTCGCCCTCGCGTACTTCATCCCCGGCCACGACGGCGGGACGGCATCCGGCGAGCGCCGGCTCAACTGGGTCTGGTACGACGCGCTCTCGGGAAACCGCCGCGCGATATTCACCGACGATGCCGGGACTGAACGGCGATTCACCGTGCCGCCGGGACGGCTTCGCGCACCGATCGAACGGCGGCGGCGGGACCGGGCCGACTCGACGCTCCCGCCCGTCTTCGCGGAACTGGTCGCGGCCACGACCGACCCCTTCGTCCAGGCTATCTACGACCTGACCGTCCCCTCGATGACCGTCGACCGGGTCTGTCTGCTCGGCGACGCGGCGTTCGTCGCCCGCCCTCACACCGCCGCCGGGACGGCCAAGGCGGCCGACGACGCGGTCGAACTGGCGGCCGCGCTCGGCCGACACGAGACGCTGGGGGCCGCGCTCTCGGCGTGGGACGAGACCCGTGGCACCGACGGTGCCCGCCTCGTCGCCCGCGGGCGACGGATGGGCGACGACCGACTCGGCCTCGGTTAG